The window TTTGCGCAAAGCCTATCAAGTCCTCAGTGATGCAGGGGTACATGAAATCAAGCGCTCACGCCTATTGGATGATGCCCATAACCGTATCGAAACACTCTCGATCGAAGAGCTTCTCGCCCGCCATCCACAAGATCTCAATACTGGAACCATCCGGGAGTTTATTCGGGGTAAAACTGTCCTGATCACCGGTGCAGGCGGAAGTATCGGGAGTGAAATTGCGATCCAATGCCACCGATTCGGAGCCGCAAATCTGATTTTAATCGATCACAGCGAATACAATCTCTATCAGATCGGAGAGAAACTCCCCTCAGCCACTTTACGATTGTGCAATATTCTCGAACGTTCAACTCTCGAAACCATCATTAAAACCGTGAATCCCGATATTCTTATCCATGCTGCAGCCTATAAGCATGTACCGCTGTGTGAAGCTAACATCAATGCGGCCATCATGAATAACATCATCGGCAGCCGAAATGTCATAGACAGCGCCATTAAATTTAATGTCCCGAAAATTGTCATTATCTCCACGGATAAAGCGGTGCGCCCTACCAATGTGATGGGTGCTACAAAGCGGATCGTAGAGCTTTATGCCCAAAACGTCGATCCAGGGAAGAGTGAAATCGTTGCTGTCCGGTTCGGAAACGTTTTGGGGTCCAGCGGAAGTGTCATACCTAAATTCAAATCCCAAATCGAATCCGGCGGTCCAATCACGATAACGCATCCGGATGTCGAGCGCTATTTTATGCTTATCAGCGAAGCGTGTCAGCTTGTTCTACAGGCTGCTTCGATTGCTAGGGGGGGAGAGCTCTTTATCCTGGACATGGGACGTCCCGTTAAAATTATTGATCTTGCCCAGACGATGATACGTCTCTATGCAACCCATCCTATCGAGATTGTTACTACAGGGCTTCGAAGCGGAGAAAAACTCTTTGAGGAATTGCTAATCGATGAGAGCGAACAAAAAACGGCGTTTGATTCCATTCTCATTGCAGGAACGACCCACTATGATATTGATCAGCTTAAATCACAAATCGATCTTCTCATAGAGAGTTCCGAGCCTAAAACCTTTCTTCAAAAAATCGTTCCCGAATATACTCCGATGGATTGATGTAGATTTATATTAAAACATTAAAAATACGATCTACTATTATAAGTATCAATACATATGAGAATGAATAATATTCTGGATCACAGAATAAAGCTGCTTTGGAGAAAAATCCTGCGGTGACGTTTCACCAAAAATACTAAACCGCTTCACATAAAGATCGTACTGCTCTTTTTTGCTTCGCTGCATTAATCGGTATGCATACGCTAAATCATCGGCATTGCTTTTAGAACAAAACCATCGCTTTTTATCGTGATATCCCAGTCGAAAAATCTGTGAAAAAACAATGCCGATCCAATCGTATTTTGTCCCGTTTTTACGTAATTGCCGCCGCTCTACTCTATCAATAATTTCACTCGGCAATTCGATTTCGCATATTTCCCAATCCAACGGGTCAATCTCAAGCGTGTGGGTACGGGAAATAAAGCGAAACCGGTCATTCGAGTGATACAAACCGTCACTCCGTCCGAATTCACAGTGTGCATAGGGGCTGGACGTCCAGAGACGAATCAGCTTTTCTCCCAAAGTCCCCGGTCCTTTATAAAAGATAATACTAACCGTTTTTGTGGTGTTCATAGATCTCAAACCTCCCGTCGTTATGCTCGACGATCGCCGTACACGATTCAACCCAATCTCCGCAGTTGAGATATTCGATATCGTTTATAACCCGCATCTCTGCATGGTGGATATGTCCGCATATGACACCGTCATATCCCTTTTCGTCCGCGTGAGCCGATAAAACATCTTCATAATCGGTTATAAAGCTGACTGCCTGCTTGACACTTTGTTTGGCCATTTTGGAGAGCGACCAGTAATGGTATCGTCCAAACCATCGGCGTACCGTATTGATCGGGCGATTCAGACGGAGCATAAAAAGATAACAGCGATCCCCGAGATGGGCAACCCACTTTTTCGTCATGGTCACGGCATCGAACATATCGCCGTGAACAACCAAATAGCGTTTTCCATTCACGCCGTAATGGACTTTTTCATGTGCGATGGTAATATTATCCCCCATTACCATCGGTAAAAACGGTCGCAAAAATTCATCGTGATTGCCGATAATATAATAGACTTTAGTCCCTTTTCGGGCTTTTCGGAGGATTTTTTGGAGGACGTCGGATTGTGCTTGGCTCCAACGCCAATTGCGGCGGAGTTCCCACCCGTCGATAATGTCACCGACGAGGTAGAGACTTTCACACTCAACATCACGGATAAAGTCTAGGAGACGATCCGATTGAGCGTCGCGGGTTCCCAAATGGAGGTCGGAGATAAAAACGCTTCGATAGTGTAATGATTGATCCATGTGGAAAAGTGTAACCCCGAAGGATTACAATTTGGTGACAGAAATATTCTGTCATCCTCGGGCTTGACCCGGGGATCCATCCCGAAAAAAGCTGGATTCCCGCCTTCGCGGGAATGACGGAAATTAAAGCTCAGTTTTTAAAGCGGCACCGTTAGAAGCATTTGAAACGAGAAGGCTATAGCGTTTAAGCCATTTGGACGAAATCTCTTTTTTGACCGGTTTGAAATGCAAGCGACGTTGTTCAAGCACTTCATAGCTTACATTGAGCTGCAAAAGATGGCTATCGACATCGAGCTCGATCTCGTCTCCGTCCTCGATGAGACCGATCATCCCGCCCTCAGCCGCTTCAGGGCTGACGTGGCCGATTGATGCCCCGCGCGTTGCGCCGCTGAATCGCCCATCGGTGATAAGAGCAACGCTCTCGCCCAATCCCATACCCATAATAAGTGACGTAGGGGCAAGCATCTCCTGCATTCCCGGTCCCCCTTTCGGCCCTTCGTAACGGATAACGACAACATCGCCTGCTTTGACTTTATGCCCCATGATCCCTGCGATGGCTTCATTTTGAGAATTGAAACAAACCGCTTTCCCTTTAAACTGACGCATATTCGGAGTAATACCCGCTGTTTTTACAACGGCACCCTCTTCCGCAAGATTTCCGAACAAGATTGAAAGACCGCCGACCGGAGAGTAGGCATTTTCATTCGTATGGATGATGTTCGGATCTTTAATCACCGCATCTTTGATCCGTTCTCCCAATGTCTCGCCCGTAATGGTCATAGCATCAAGTTCCAAAACACCGCCACGGCGGCTGACCTCTTTCATAACCGCGTTAACACCGCCGGCACGGTTGATGTCATCCATATGCACCGTCGAAAGTGACGGTGAGATTTTCGCGATATGGGCTACTTTTTCAGAGATTTCATTGATTTTTGTAATATCAAAATCGACCTCTGCCTCTTTTGCGATACTCAGCATATGCAATACGGTATTAGAGCTTCCCCCCATCGCCATATCGACAACGAATGCATTATGGATCGCCTTATCGTTCAAAATATTGCGCATATTCCATTTGGCTGAATTTTCGTCTTTAACCATCTCGACGATGCGGCGTGCCGCTGTTTTCACCATCTCGATACGCTCAGGAGTCATGGCAAGAACCGTACCGTTACCCGGCAAAGCGACACCCATCGCTTCGCAAAGGGTATTCATCGAGTTAGCCGTAAACATCCCGGAACACGATCCACCCGAAGGACAGGCTTCACACTCGATCTCATAGAGCTCTTCATCGGACATTTTACCGTCGGCATGTTTCCCGACCGCTTCAAATGCTGTCGCCAAATCGATCGGCGTTCCGTCTTTTTTATGTCCCGCCTTCATCGGTCCGCCTGAGACGAAAATCGTCGGAACGTTAACACGCAATGCCCCCATCAGCATCCCCGGAACGATCTTGTCACAGTTCGGGATACAAATAAGCCCGTCAAGTTTATGGGCATTCATCACTGTCTCGATGCTGTCCGCGATCAATTCACGGCTAGGCAGAGAATAAAGCATCCCGTCATGCCCCATAGCGATCCCGTCATCAACACCGATCGTATTAAACTCAAACGGAACTCCGCCCGCTTCCCGGATCGCTTCTTTGACAATTCTGCCGTACTCTTGGAGAAAAAAGTGACCCGGAATAATATCGATATGAGAGTTGGCCACGCCGATAAACGGTTTATTAAAATCTTCGTCTTTCAGTCCGGTTGCACGGAGCAAACTGCGGTGAGGTGTTTTATCAAATCCACGTTTGATCGTATCGCTGCGCATAAGAATCCTTTTGTACTATAATGGTTTCAGTTATGATGATTATACCTTAGAGGAACTTCTAAAAAACATATACATCCAAAATAATTAGAAAAAAATGGACTAAACTCTTTACACGCCATATTTTTTTTGCTATACTTCCAGTCCACAAAAACAATGCGGGAATAGCTCAGTGGTAGAGCACAACCTTGCCAAGGTTGGGGTCGCGAGTTCGAACCTCGTTTCCCGCTCCAGAATCTCAGTTGAAACATTGTTATTTTGATGTTTGAACTGAGATATTTTTTTCTACAGATGCCCGGATGGCGAAATCGGTAGACGCAAGGGACTTAAAATCCCTCGGTGGTAACACTGTGCCGGTTCAAGTCCGGCTCCGGGCACCACCATGGTGGCGGCATAGCCAAGCGGTAAGGCATGAGCCTGCAAAGCTCTGATCCCCGGTTCGAATCCGGGTGCCGCCTCCAGCAAGAAAAAAATAGTTTCAACTTTACTACGGGTCACTGGCAGAGTGGTCGATTGCACCGGTCTTGAAAACCGGCGAGGGTAACACCTCCCAAGGTTCAAATCCTTGGTGGCCCGCCATCACATAAAAACTCCCTATTTTCACTATCTTTACATATATTCTTAAATCACTCCGACGATTTCCCATCTGACAAAAACACATTAACCGCTTTGATATAAGGCTCAAACGCTTCGATATGCGGCAGGTGCCCGATTCCAGGCAATTCAACCAAAGTAGCATTCGGGATCATCTTTGCGGTATTCCTCCCCAAAACAGGGTAATTTCCCATCTCTTTTCGAACGTTTTCGCTCGCCAGAGGTTTCCCCAGTGCCGTCCGATCACGCTGCCCGATAATCAGTAAAACCGGCATTTTCAATTGATCGAATTGATAACACACCGGCTGGGTAACGATCATTTCGCTGATAAGGGCCTGATTCCATGCAACATTCGGATAATCCGCTCCGAGGGTAAAACTCGCCAAAATATCGACCCACGGCTGATACTCTGCTTTCCAGTGATTGTCGTAATAGCTTTCGAGTTCATAGCGATAAATTGCCTGAGCATTTTTATTCAGCTCTTGTCCATACCAGTAATCCAGTGAAGGGTTCGGGATAAAGCGCTGCCAGTCTTCCAGCCCGATCGGGTTTTCCAAAATGAGTTTTTCCACCCGCTCCGGGAACATTAGGGCATAGCGTACTGCCAGCATTCCCCCCATTGAGTGTCCGATGATATGGCTTTTGGTAATTTTGAGATGATCCATCAACGCGGCGGTATTGTAGGCAAACATCTGAAACGAGTATTGAAGGTGCTCCGGCTTGGACGATTTCCCAAATCCGATCTGATCAGGGATGATTACACGATACCCCTCTGATGCAAGTACTTTTGCCGTCCGCTCCCAATAAGCACCGGTAAAATTTTTCCCATGCAACAGTACCACCGCATGACCGTTCGGATGCTCCGGAACAACATCCATATAGGCCATACTCAGCGTCTGATTCTGAATATTCAGATTGTACCGTTTGACCTCAAAAGGGTAAATGTACCCCTCAAGGTTCTTTCCATAATATTCCAATGCATGCAGCGAAGCGACGGCGAGAAACACTAAAACCAGTAAATGGCGCATACGAGTCCCCTTCGAAAATGATCGGACAAGTTTACTCCAAGCTCTCTAATAATTATCTAACACTTTCACAGAAAAAATAATGGACAGTGAAAAGGATAAAACATGTGTACGGTGTGCTACTATTCTGCTGATTTTTAACCTCCTTTTGAAGCAGTAGATAAACAGTGATACAATCTTCCGTACAAGCTTTTAAATCCTACCCGGGGTACAAAGCATTTACCATTGAAACCATTCTTCTTGATAAGCCGCTAGGCTTTACCCTATACATAGATAACGGCGAAAAGCTGATCAAATACGTCCGTGCCGAAGGGATGCTGCAAACCGATACCAAAGAGAGACTGATCCAAAACGATGTCGATCATTTCTATATTGCCTCAGGTGATTCACACGTATTTGACAATTATATGATCGACAACCTTTGTACCGTCCTCAATACGCCAGGAATGAGCAAATCGGAAAAATCGGCAATAATCTATTCTTCGGCGATCCATGTCATGCAGGATATGTTTGAAAGCGATATTTCCGCATCCAAAATCATGCGGGTTAAAGAGCTGATGCATGAAACCATCAAACGGATCATCTCATCTGAAGTTACGGTCGCTTCACTTTTGCAACTCAGTACACATGATTACAAAACCTATTCACATTGTGTCAATGTCGCCCTCTACGCGATCGGAATCGGACATGAATACGGTTTAAACGAACAAGAACTTCACAATATCGCATCCGGAGCTATTTTGCACGACGTAGGGAAATGCCGTATTGACAACTGTATTATCAACAAACCGGCCAAACTCACCCTCGAAGAATTCGAAACCATCAAAGATCATCCTGAGCATAGCCATAGCATTCTTCTCGAAAACGGAGAAACGAATCCTAACATTCTCGAAATCGTCCTGATGCACCACGAAAAACTCGACGGAAGCGGCTATACCAAAGGATTGGGTAAAAACGACATCTCTTTTGGCACACAAATCGTTACCGTCGCCGATATCTTTGATGCCCTCACCTCAAATCGTTCCTATAAAAATGCCGCCAGTTTTTTCGTCTCATTAAAAACGATGAAAGTTCAGATGAAAACGCAGCTTAATCTGGAGCTGATCGATGCCTTGATCAAAATGATGGGGCGCGCATAAGTCCTGACCACTTTCCTACAGATTATATCCGCATTCTTTACATCAAATAACTAATCAGCGGCAGAGTCACCAGCGAAACGATTATCCCATATCCGACCAGTGCCGCACTCAGCTCCGGTGCAAATCCAGCTGCGATCGCAAGGGCACCGGCAGTAATCATGGAAGGCATTCCGGATTCAAGTACAGCAGTTTTGAGTGCAAGCGGATCGGTGCCGAGCGTGTATAAAATCCCGAATGCGATCAAAGGCATAATCATCAGCTTTAAAACCAATGCTTTGGTAAACAGCCCATAATCGACTTCTCCGCCGAATTTCATCGAATATCCGACGGATACCAACGCCAATGGAACCAATGTCGATGAAAGAAGCTGTAAATACTGTTGGGAACCGTGAGGCATCTCTCCAAAAATGAGCGCGAACACAAGAAAAATAAACGGCGGGAACAGGAGAAGTTTTTTGAGAATCAGCCGTTTATGAAACGTTCCCGTCTCATAGCGGGCGATCACCGCGGCACCATAGAGCGAAAGCATGAGGAACGTCCCGAATTGATCGTACATCAAAACATACGGGATCGCCTCTTCACCCAGCAAGGTGTGAACAATCGGGATCCCGACAAATGAGGTATTCCCCAGCGGCATAACGAGCAGCAATGCGGCACGAACATGGGAAGGATAGTTACGCGTCATGGCAAAAACGATTGCGGCAGTAATCGGTAGCAATAGCCACGGAGTTAAAATCACCCCCAGCGCTGAGAGATCGAGATGGATTTTAGGAACTTGAATCAATACCGTAGCGGGAAGCGATACGTAGATCACAAAGAAATTGAGGCTTTTGGCAAAATCTGAGGGAGCATCGCTCTTTTGGAGCAACACGCCGATCATCAATAATACTATGATAAAGGCAAATTGCTCCATACGCTACTCCCGTTTTAATACGCGAATAGTAGTGGCTTCCCCCTTGAGATTCTATAAAGAAATCAACAACACTGATATTCGCACGTCGTCATCAGCTCAAGCCCTACGGTATGTCCGCTCTGTTCAAACAGCTCTTCGATATAAAAGACCGATGAGCAAATATGGTACAGTACCTTTTCATCGGACTTGTTCTCATAATAGCATTGGGGGATCTTGGCTTTGAATGCTTCCCAAAAACGGTTGTTATACCGTTCGTCTTTGGTCACTTCCAAAATACACTCTATCACGTCGGATGCGTGCTTGTAACAATCAATATTCATAAAGGAGAGATATCTATCTGCTTGTTCAGTGTTTTGGCTGTTCACTTTTTAACCTTTTATCGTTTGCTATATTGTATAGCGAACGCTTCTGTTTTTCTAGGCCCCACTGAGCCTAAATATTTTTTTCTTGCTTATATTTACGGCAATACCGAAATCGTGCTATGATACTTTACTATTCTAAAGCGGAGGTATATCATGGAAACCAAGTTCATCAATGATCCCTTTAAAGCGTCGTTGGATGCCAATAAAGAGTATTGGTATTGTACGTGCGGTCTCTCATCGACCTTCCCCTTTTGTGACGGAAGTCATGAAGGGACCGATAAGACACCGATAAAGTTTTCCTCCGAGGTCGAAACCGATAAATGGCTCTGCCGATGCGGACGATCGGGTCGGAAGCCCTATTGTGACGGGTCACATCAACAGTAGTCCCGATGCAGCGATACACGTCACCGAAAATTTCTCTCAAAACGATATTGAAATGGCAATTTTCAAAATCATTTTCTAAAAAATGTACTCCCTCTGCCGCAATGCCTGTTATCCCGCAAGAGAGATTACCGGAAGGGGAATATGCGCTTTGGCTTGGACATGCAAGTGTATGGATCAAACTAGCTGATACAACCATTGCGATCGATCCGGTCTTGGGGAATATCCCTCTCTTCCGTCGCCAAAGTCCACTGCCAATCGCGAAAGAGGCGCTGAACGCCGATGTCATTCTCCTGACCCATGCCCATTATGACCATTTTGACAAGCCCTCCGTATTTGCACTGCTCAAACAAAATCCGGAGTGCATCATTGTCGCGCCGTCAGGATTTTGGCGCTATTTGAAAGGGCATATTGCACGGGAAAAATGTTTTGAATTGGAATTATGGGAGTCGGTGATGATCGAGGGGCTTTTTATCACGCTCGCCCCCAGTCTGCATTGGAGCAATCGCATCCATATTGATATGAACAAAGCGTTGTGGGGAGGGTACGTCATCCAAAACGCAGAACATACCATCTACCATTCGGGAGACACCGCCTACGGAGAACATTTCAAAGAGATTGCAGAGAAATTTGAGATAGATGAAGCATTTTTACCGATCGGAGCCTACCGACCCGAAGTGATCATGAAACAAATGCACACCAATCCGCCTGAAGCGTTCCAAGCAGCACACGATTTAGGAGCTAAAACGCTTATTCCGATCCATTACGGAACTTTTATCCTCTCGGATGAACCGTTGAGTGAGCCGCTTGAGTGGTTCGAGAAGCTGACTAGAGCACATACCTTTTCATTTCATCCGCGAATACTCCGTGCAGGAGAAATTTACCGTTTCAACACAATACGTTCAGACTAATTACTTAGCCTCAAAAATCATATAGCCGCCCATAAAGATCAAAAAGACTCCGAACATTATTTTTAGTGTATGCGCGTCGATTTGATTATCAATCCGGGCACCGATCCAGCCTCCGATGAGTGCCATCGATGCAATAACCAATGCCGCTTTAAAATCTACGTTTCCGTTCCGGTAATATTCCAAAACCGCAGCGAGACCGATCGGAGGCAATAATACGGCAAGACTCGTACCGATCGCCAGTTTTTGGGAAAACCCCGCGATGTACATAAGCGCCGGTACGATCAGAACTCCGCCGCCGATCCCGAAAATCCCAGCCAATATTCCTGAAGATAAACCTATCGCGACAAAGATCGCCCAAGACATTGGAAAAGTTACCGTTTTAAAGCCACGTCAACATTCAAATCAACCTGATCCCGTACGGTCAGGAACATCAGCTTGATCGGTTTGATCCCGAATTCGGTCATTTTTAATCCGCTTGCGGCTTTAATATGAACTTTATCCCCTTCTTCGGAAATGCTTCCGTCAAAACTCATCGGTTTAGTGACACCGTGAAGGCTCATAGTCCCTTTTAGGGTATAGTTACTTCCCCCTTTTGCCACGACCTCTTTCACATCAAATACCGCTTTTGGAAATACGGAAGATTCCAGTGATTCTTGCATGTGTTCGTCACGTTTTTTATTGTCGCTAAAAAGGTCGTTCATCGAAACCTCAATAGAACCTTTTAATGTCGAAGGATTTGCATCCATACTTAAATGGGATGTCGCTTTTTTTGCCATAGGATCAATCGTACTGTCGCCGAATACTTCCGTATGCGCTTTAATCGTACCCGATTCGAAACTCAAAGGTCCCGCATACACCATTCCACAGGCCAAAACAGCCAACACACTCATTTTTATCATGATATTCTCCTGTAATAAATTGGATAGATAATTCCGAAAATTCCTAAAACTGATGCTGCTATCCACAAGCGATGCTCTATAGCAACTCCGTTGGCAATCGATGACGCGATCCAGCCGACTCCCACCATAGAGAGTGCTATGAGCCGTATATTTGCCAGCCGTATGAGCGCCTGAAATAGCAAAACATTATAATATGAAATCACTATCGGATAGACAACCGATAGTAAAAGCGGCTCTTTAATCCAATACAAAATATAGCTGAGTATAAACAAACTCCAGATAATTCGGGTTTGTCCCAAAAGCTCTCCTCCGTATCGATAGGCCAAAAATACCCCGAAGAGATGGGCAGGTATAATAATCCAAGGGTACATTCGCCAAATGTCCATTCCACCCGAACGGCTCAGTGTTTCAAACAGTGCCGAATCGGCAAAAATCCAAAGCATCATGACTGCCAGCACTCCCCAATGAAACGAACTTTTTTCACGATCAAAAATATGATTCACGTGTGAAAAACGAAGAGCGGCTACGGAAACCAGAGGAAGTATAATCGCAATATTTCCCCGTTCACCAAACGGATACGTATACAATGCCGTCCCGATAGCATACGAAATCGCCAATCCCAAGGCAAGCTGAAATGTACTTTGCGAGCGAAAAATATAGAGCATCAGCGGAGTCGTATACCCTACGACAAATCCCAAGACCAAAAGCATCCCCAGTGAATAATCCGGATAGAACCATGAAATGATAATCTGAATTCCGAACAGGAAATAGAGTTCTGTCCGAATATTGAAATGACGCCAATACGCACTCATCAGACTTCCGATAAGTCCTCCGATTGGGAGGGTATAGAGATCATGAATATGCGAATCAAAGGCCCCGACTACCCCCGTCTGTGCAATAAGAAGGTAATAAAGCAGCTGAGACGCTAAAACAATAACAAGGAAATTCACGCCTTACCCCGTAAAGAAAGCCAGTAGATCAAGGCAAAGGCTCCATCATACAGAGCAACCAATAATGCGATCAAATCCAAGGTTCCTGCCATGTATAATGCGGCAAATACCGACGCGACCACGGCACGGATCGTAGCGCTAAGAGAGGCAAAACGCTCGGCATCCCCCTGCAACCCTGCCCAGTGCACCATCCCCGTTCCGATCATAAAGGCAAAAACAACGTATTCATACGTTCCGCTAAAGTGCCATCCCAGCAAAGGAAAAATCCATCCCCCCGCGATCAGAAGTATCAATCCACCCCCCGCATCGCTTAAAAAACCGAGCCAGTTATACATTTCGATCAAGCTGACATAGCGAGTCTTTATACGGAGCCAAAGAATTTGCGCCGCCGCCAAGATCAAGATAAATCCGAAAAATGAGCGAGCACCCAAAAATATTTGAACA of the Sulfuricurvum sp. genome contains:
- a CDS encoding polysaccharide biosynthesis protein, which encodes LRKAYQVLSDAGVHEIKRSRLLDDAHNRIETLSIEELLARHPQDLNTGTIREFIRGKTVLITGAGGSIGSEIAIQCHRFGAANLILIDHSEYNLYQIGEKLPSATLRLCNILERSTLETIIKTVNPDILIHAAAYKHVPLCEANINAAIMNNIIGSRNVIDSAIKFNVPKIVIISTDKAVRPTNVMGATKRIVELYAQNVDPGKSEIVAVRFGNVLGSSGSVIPKFKSQIESGGPITITHPDVERYFMLISEACQLVLQAASIARGGELFILDMGRPVKIIDLAQTMIRLYATHPIEIVTTGLRSGEKLFEELLIDESEQKTAFDSILIAGTTHYDIDQLKSQIDLLIESSEPKTFLQKIVPEYTPMD
- a CDS encoding UDP-2,3-diacylglucosamine diphosphatase translates to MDQSLHYRSVFISDLHLGTRDAQSDRLLDFIRDVECESLYLVGDIIDGWELRRNWRWSQAQSDVLQKILRKARKGTKVYYIIGNHDEFLRPFLPMVMGDNITIAHEKVHYGVNGKRYLVVHGDMFDAVTMTKKWVAHLGDRCYLFMLRLNRPINTVRRWFGRYHYWSLSKMAKQSVKQAVSFITDYEDVLSAHADEKGYDGVICGHIHHAEMRVINDIEYLNCGDWVESCTAIVEHNDGRFEIYEHHKNG
- the ilvD gene encoding dihydroxy-acid dehydratase, giving the protein MRSDTIKRGFDKTPHRSLLRATGLKDEDFNKPFIGVANSHIDIIPGHFFLQEYGRIVKEAIREAGGVPFEFNTIGVDDGIAMGHDGMLYSLPSRELIADSIETVMNAHKLDGLICIPNCDKIVPGMLMGALRVNVPTIFVSGGPMKAGHKKDGTPIDLATAFEAVGKHADGKMSDEELYEIECEACPSGGSCSGMFTANSMNTLCEAMGVALPGNGTVLAMTPERIEMVKTAARRIVEMVKDENSAKWNMRNILNDKAIHNAFVVDMAMGGSSNTVLHMLSIAKEAEVDFDITKINEISEKVAHIAKISPSLSTVHMDDINRAGGVNAVMKEVSRRGGVLELDAMTITGETLGERIKDAVIKDPNIIHTNENAYSPVGGLSILFGNLAEEGAVVKTAGITPNMRQFKGKAVCFNSQNEAIAGIMGHKVKAGDVVVIRYEGPKGGPGMQEMLAPTSLIMGMGLGESVALITDGRFSGATRGASIGHVSPEAAEGGMIGLIEDGDEIELDVDSHLLQLNVSYEVLEQRRLHFKPVKKEISSKWLKRYSLLVSNASNGAALKTEL
- a CDS encoding alpha/beta hydrolase; translation: MRHLLVLVFLAVASLHALEYYGKNLEGYIYPFEVKRYNLNIQNQTLSMAYMDVVPEHPNGHAVVLLHGKNFTGAYWERTAKVLASEGYRVIIPDQIGFGKSSKPEHLQYSFQMFAYNTAALMDHLKITKSHIIGHSMGGMLAVRYALMFPERVEKLILENPIGLEDWQRFIPNPSLDYWYGQELNKNAQAIYRYELESYYDNHWKAEYQPWVDILASFTLGADYPNVAWNQALISEMIVTQPVCYQFDQLKMPVLLIIGQRDRTALGKPLASENVRKEMGNYPVLGRNTAKMIPNATLVELPGIGHLPHIEAFEPYIKAVNVFLSDGKSSE
- a CDS encoding HD domain-containing phosphohydrolase, whose amino-acid sequence is MIQSSVQAFKSYPGYKAFTIETILLDKPLGFTLYIDNGEKLIKYVRAEGMLQTDTKERLIQNDVDHFYIASGDSHVFDNYMIDNLCTVLNTPGMSKSEKSAIIYSSAIHVMQDMFESDISASKIMRVKELMHETIKRIISSEVTVASLLQLSTHDYKTYSHCVNVALYAIGIGHEYGLNEQELHNIASGAILHDVGKCRIDNCIINKPAKLTLEEFETIKDHPEHSHSILLENGETNPNILEIVLMHHEKLDGSGYTKGLGKNDISFGTQIVTVADIFDALTSNRSYKNAASFFVSLKTMKVQMKTQLNLELIDALIKMMGRA
- a CDS encoding AEC family transporter; translated protein: MEQFAFIIVLLMIGVLLQKSDAPSDFAKSLNFFVIYVSLPATVLIQVPKIHLDLSALGVILTPWLLLPITAAIVFAMTRNYPSHVRAALLLVMPLGNTSFVGIPIVHTLLGEEAIPYVLMYDQFGTFLMLSLYGAAVIARYETGTFHKRLILKKLLLFPPFIFLVFALIFGEMPHGSQQYLQLLSSTLVPLALVSVGYSMKFGGEVDYGLFTKALVLKLMIMPLIAFGILYTLGTDPLALKTAVLESGMPSMITAGALAIAAGFAPELSAALVGYGIIVSLVTLPLISYLM
- the cowN gene encoding N(2)-fixation sustaining protein CowN, producing the protein MNSQNTEQADRYLSFMNIDCYKHASDVIECILEVTKDERYNNRFWEAFKAKIPQCYYENKSDEKVLYHICSSVFYIEELFEQSGHTVGLELMTTCEYQCC
- a CDS encoding CDGSH iron-sulfur domain-containing protein yields the protein METKFINDPFKASLDANKEYWYCTCGLSSTFPFCDGSHEGTDKTPIKFSSEVETDKWLCRCGRSGRKPYCDGSHQQ
- a CDS encoding MBL fold metallo-hydrolase gives rise to the protein MQRYTSPKISLKTILKWQFSKSFSKKCTPSAAMPVIPQERLPEGEYALWLGHASVWIKLADTTIAIDPVLGNIPLFRRQSPLPIAKEALNADVILLTHAHYDHFDKPSVFALLKQNPECIIVAPSGFWRYLKGHIAREKCFELELWESVMIEGLFITLAPSLHWSNRIHIDMNKALWGGYVIQNAEHTIYHSGDTAYGEHFKEIAEKFEIDEAFLPIGAYRPEVIMKQMHTNPPEAFQAAHDLGAKTLIPIHYGTFILSDEPLSEPLEWFEKLTRAHTFSFHPRILRAGEIYRFNTIRSD
- a CDS encoding sulfite exporter TauE/SafE family protein: MSWAIFVAIGLSSGILAGIFGIGGGVLIVPALMYIAGFSQKLAIGTSLAVLLPPIGLAAVLEYYRNGNVDFKAALVIASMALIGGWIGARIDNQIDAHTLKIMFGVFLIFMGGYMIFEAK
- a CDS encoding YceI family protein, with amino-acid sequence MIKMSVLAVLACGMVYAGPLSFESGTIKAHTEVFGDSTIDPMAKKATSHLSMDANPSTLKGSIEVSMNDLFSDNKKRDEHMQESLESSVFPKAVFDVKEVVAKGGSNYTLKGTMSLHGVTKPMSFDGSISEEGDKVHIKAASGLKMTEFGIKPIKLMFLTVRDQVDLNVDVALKR